Sequence from the Alosa sapidissima isolate fAloSap1 chromosome 21, fAloSap1.pri, whole genome shotgun sequence genome:
GCAGCAAAATGTTACTGACAAGCACATGACATGAACATTTatttaccgtaatttcccaactattagccgtagcttatacattgatttagcaaaatttctttagctatgaggttaatacatgggggcagttattatggtattaatatggttttgtttttttgcatacTTTTTTgcaacttgcataaaacactgccctgcagcttatacacaatgcagctaatacacaggaaattactgtaacaTAAATGATTATACTACTGAGAATCTTCATCTGTCCAgcagtgtactgtactgtactgtacgtcAGTGTGGACGTCACATCACATGGACACATGAGCCATACAAACAGGGCAGGATACAAACGTCTCTCACCAGTTACCTTGATACGGTGCCGGTGAGCGGCGTCCATGACGGCCGGCACCAGGTCCTCCGAGGGCTCGCCATGCTCGTCCGCAACGCCGGGAGGATACCAGGACAGCACCACCACCCCTGGAGGGGCATGCAAGGGAGCACTGCCTCAGTCAATGTCAATTACCATTCACATGGAGTCACTACAGACATGACTACTATTACTACAAAGCAACTTATAGTACAACTATAGTACAACTTATAAGTACACTTATAGTATACTTAAGTTCCATTCACATTGATTGATTTAGCCACTCTGCACACCAAAGCAACATTAGGAACATTGAAATAACCGTTACATTCATTCACTTAGTGGACACGTTACTCTAAAGCAATGCAGTGGGTAAGGGTAAGTACTTCTTTGATCCCAAAAGGGAAATTGTAGTATACATAGTAGTAATAAACATTCTACTCCAAAaaaactttgagaacatttaaaTTAAATGTACATTTATCAATTCCTTAGTGAATTACAGCACATTGTCATAATCAGTGTGGGGGATGCAGCTCACTTTGTTCTTGCTCACTGTGTAGTTCTGCCAGTTATGATACTGACGCACAGGAGCAATTCCACTTGCGGGCTAGGCTGCcaataagtcaagtcaagtcaagtcagttttatttgtatagcgcatttaacgtgcacagagtgcaacccaaagttGTGTATGTTGATGCCTCAAATAAAACCCTTGTGAACTGTGAAAGATTGTCCATTGTGTATTACTGTGTCATTACAAGGAAAGCTTGTTCATTCTATTGTGCAATTTATCGCCTGGAAACACTGAAAGTTTGAGATGTGACTTATATAATTGACTTCTGTCAGTATGTAGGTAAACTTAAgattcagcaccatggacaacAATCTGGTGGAAAGGGGCATaagaacattaggcctactgccaTCAACAGGTTACCAATAATGCCATATAATAATTTCTCATATGCAGTGCGTGGTAAAATTTTACAACATTCTTACTGCACTTTCATTGAATCTGTGCTTGTCTGATCTGTCTCTGTGGCAGTCTCTCAGGGCATAAACCTACCTGCAGCGGAAGCCTCAATCTGGGACATATGGGATTCAATCACGTCAGGATCTCTGGAGCTGTAGGGTCCCAGTTCGGGATAGAAACTGGAGGCGATGTCCTCCGGAGGAATGTGCTTCCCTTTGGGATGGCTGGCTGCGATTTTGGGGTCCCAGTGAGGCACAAGTACGTGGTCCCAGTGGATGTAACTACCGTCCATCTGCGGAGTGCCGTACCACAGGTAATAGAATATGTGAATGTCGTAAAAAATACTTTTCTCGGGTCCAGAGTTAGAGAAGACTACTTTGGTGTCGCTGGGGAAACGACTCTGGCCCGCAGACGCCAGCACATCATTCGCAACTTGTCGCCTCTCTGCCCTCTCGCCCACGAACGGCATCAGGTCCATTCCGGGCGCGAGGTCCGAGAATCCGTCGCTTGGCTTGAGGGTTCTCAAGCCCATCATAGTGCCGAAGATAAACAGTGTGAACAAGAACAGTGCCACACAGGCTTTTTTGCGCAGCCTGGACATGGTTAGCGTCTGTGATCCGCAGAAGTAGTTCACAGTACATACCACAGAGCATCCGTTCCTCGTACGTGCATGATAAGAGCGCTTCCTGCCGATGTCGCTTTGCATTTCGCCTCGGTTTGCCAGGCTGATCACAGAGATGCAAACATATTTACAGCCTGCGGTATGTCGTGAGAGACGCGAGGAATCATAACACGGAGTAGGCTACAGCAGTCCTTTAATGTTAGGTCGCCCACATTAACAGGATTAACCCAAATCCATAATAATGTGACAACTTGCAACAAAGATACCAAAGACTTAATGTTTCTCGAAATCTACAAGTAAATATAAATGCTGCGTTACAAGTTGCCCAATAGTCAATAAAGTATATTGGGTAACACTTTCGATGCGGTACTAGCTGACATCAGCATaggctatttatatttaataAAACCAAGAAAATGCTGTGCTCAGAGCATCCCGTGAGACCTTACTGTCAAATTCTCCGTAGCAGGTTGTGCTATCATCTCGTCAGCATCACGCGAATGTGAAGCTAACGTTACTTCACCTAAACGCCATTTGGTCGGCCGTGCGTTTTAcggtttttttttcatttcggAAAGCTAACTCATTTCATGCGCAGCGCCTAAAGCTGGCAGCCGAagtcctcctccctccatctattCTAGTCCCTTACTGAATCTCTAACAGCTATGCCCACACATTTAGTATGGCCGAGCAATCGTTGATTCATCACATGGGTTCGCAGATTCGTCACCATTGTTTCCGCCTGCCGCTACTTTCGTGTGGTCCCCTCTCCTGATGGGCACCACTGTACCCTATTTCTTATCGAATCTCCCCTCGATGTGGAAGCCTGCCTCTCAGTTAGAGGAAACGCCTTTAACCAATAATGTCCACTGAAATTAGCTGCGCGGTGTGGGCGGCGTGTTACgcagcatctcttatttctgcATTTGGATTCTTCTTAGATTAATGACAGCAGGCATCTGAATAATTGTATTCCGACGCAAGATGTAGGCCTTTAGTCGTCCGTTTATTTTCAAGGGAGGTTCATTCGTGTTTCGAAATTCAGTCTGTAAGACCTCTACTCACCGGCCACATCTCTTCAGCTGTCCCTAGTGGTCATCAGTAGCCTATAACGTAGAGGATCTTCTCTATAGTGGTTACATAATACCCTACCCGAGTAGGTTTGCACCTGTTTCATTGAAATAAAATATTATGTTTTAAAATTGAGCGGATAAACAGAAAGAGCGAAAGTTGGTTAGTCTATGTTTCATTTCGTAGCCTACACTTAAGTGTTTTTGTACAGTTACCTTGCTATCAGTACATCAACAGGCAAATTCTAATCTAGATACCAGGCCTAGCCGTTGGATAAAGGAAAGATCAAAAAGGCTACCTTCATCAAGAGTTAGCTCTATCGAATTATTTAGACATAGGTCCTTCGGGACTGAAAACCTCCAATAAGTTTATAAATGCAATAGAAAACTCTATGTCTATAATTAAAGTCTGTACAAAGGGTCCTTAATTGCCGACAGTCCATCTCGCTGTGTACCAACCACTATGTACCAGTGATACTCAAATACACCTGAGACACAGGCTCAATGgcaagttttttttgtttttaaatgtagcctacacgttTTCCTTGTTTCTGTGTAAACGAGGACTGATTTGGGATTATTTTTCATTTCTAATCCTCTGCTTTTCCGTGGGTTGATGTAACAAAGGTTGCTCCCATGATGGACCTATTCCACAAAACATCAAAGCAGGCTTTTGGGTGGAGCATCTTAAACATCTTACCTCGACACAGTCTTTATCTCTCTATGTTTTCCCACCACCGtcgtcatcatcttcatcatcaattAACTTTTGTCTTTGAGactttagcctacttgaaatcaATGCGTTCAGTTAATGCAAGAGGCTTCCATTTGCATCTGATATAACATGCACATGTTTGGTTAGGAAAAAGTCGTGACACACTCGCTTTCATCATGCCATCAGAGTCCAATAGCTATCAATTGGTTTCCCTGGACTGCGATTAATTTTGGTCTCTTTCATTTTGATGAGACAACAGTGCCACCCAGCGGATAAATCGTACATGCTCACGGGGGCGGAGGAAGGGGGTAAATAAAGCAATGACAACGTCAATGGTCTTGGAGCCCACAACAAAAAAGTCCTGTGACTTTGACACCAAATAAATTCACTTTTTCTACATGCTGACCACTGTAagtataacaacaacaacacattgcatttacatttcACCAAGCTGAATAACTTTGCACGCTAGAGGGGGATATAGCCTCAGAAGTGTTGCGGTACTGAAGCGCCGTATTTATGGACCAAAAACATATGTGAAAAATTGTGCGGGAGATGGACGCACAACTCTAAAACTTCCATTAATGATGGTGAACTGAGAAACAAATATGTCAAAACAAGTCTAAACGTCTATGCAATTACTTCAGGCAAGTCAGTATAGAGAACTATATTTACACATATAGCTCTCTCTGATTGTTCTATGTTAACCTTAAACACGTGTAGACTATAGACAGACATATGCCTATGAAACACACTGATCCTAAGATAATAGGAGAGCGGATCATTGCTATTAGTAGTTACTCTAGTGGAAATAATTCATTGAAAATAGCGTACATCATCGATTCATTTTCGTACGTCTAATTGTTTTGCATTGTTTTGCAATACTTTTAAAGGGACCAACAATATTTCAGATTCCACAGTAAATCCATTAGTACATACCCACCTAAATACTTAAGTTACTGTTATTGTCATTACCACAATGGCTGCATCAGTACAGTGCTGCCAACACAGAGCTGTCCAAGGTGCTGAACTCTTACTGTACTCTCCTGCCCTCcctccagttctctctctctctctctctctcacacacacacagactctcactcttattcccccccacacacagactctttCACTCtgcttttcacacacacgcgcacacacattctctccagCTCTCCTTTCTGTGAGTATTGTGAGGTTATTGCACAAGGAATACTGAACTGAGGTAACATTCTGTATAATTTAGTTGTGGTTCTGTTGACAAAAAGTGGCTCAATTACCAATTGGTAAATTGTCTGTATATCACTGGGAACCCTTTGGCACATCTATCAGGAGCTGATATTGTGCATAGTTGATCAGATAAGAGTTAAAGCCATTGTGGGTTGCATTGTGGGTTgcattgtgtgtctttgtaaacTAGTAAAGAGAGACTATGGACAAGGTTTCATGTCTTATGTAAGCGTAGAAGAGAAGCTGCAGGAGGTACAAGATGCCCGAATACAGATGGGCTAAATTTTCTCTGTTTTGAAcaccgaggtgtgtgtgtgtgtgtgtgtgtgtgtgtgtgtgtgtgtgtgtgtgtgtgtgtgtgtgtgtgtgtttatactgtatatgtatgtatgtgtgtgtgtgtgtgtgtgtgtgtgtgtgtgtgtgtgtttgtgtgtgtgtgtgtgtgtgtgtgtgtgtgtgcgcgtgaagtgctgtgtatgtcagtgtgtgtggatTGGTGTGGATttcagtttatgtgtgtgaatgtgcatgtgtgtgttatgtacacatgtgcatttctgtgtgagtgtgtgtatgtgtgtgtatgcatgtgcagttgtgcaagcatgtgtgtgtgtgtatgtgtgtgtgtgtgttttctgcatttgcgtatatatgcatttgcatgtgtgtgtgtgtttgtgtgtatgtgtgtgtgtgtggggaggggggggggggtaacctTGGAGAGTCACTAGTCTGATGACAGCACGTGCCGTTGTATTGTCTTCAGGCACCTCCTCGTGTCAAAGGTCACCTCCTCGCTTGCCCCCTTTGTTCCTAAACTGAAGGAGGACCACCAGTTTCCATGGAGACCTCTGTAGACGCCCCCTCTTCCGCATCCCCTTTCGACTCCGTATGAACCAGCTGGCTGCCTCTGGAGTACGCTGCTCCTCGTACTCTATCAATCCATCACGGCTGACATTACAAATTGGATGATTTTTAGCGTCCGGCTACTAGTGTGCAGCTGTCATAGTATTTATTATTAAGTTTCAGGTTTTATGGCTAAGTATCCGTGGCCCTTGCTTGCCTTGGCATAGAAACAAAATGTGAATTAATCTTCAATGAATTTGTGTTGTGGTGGAAATTTCGAGAATTACTGACGTTATGTATAAGTCATATTTGAAACTTCAAATATGTACAAAGAAGAGCATAGCTCAACTGTAAAACTTgaaacttaatcataaagatcATGCCAGCGGTGCAGTAACTGTCCAATTTGTAAGGCCAGTCGTGATGGATTTGTCCTGATGCCACAGATTTGTTTACATCTAAGATGCTTGGATAAGTAACTTCACAGATTAACACagaccccaccccaacccccaactGCTTCTTTTCTCGCTATGAATATCTGCCACTGATTTCAAATAAGTATTCTGAataagattattttttataaccATACATAATCAATTCTCTTCACAACTGGGAATAGTGGTAGATTATCTGTTATCCCAGAAATATCAAATCACAAATTTGTCTACAAAAGGAAAAAtctaatatatatttttttaatttcctttcTAGGGCTTTTCAGGCAAGAAAATAAATTATCCTTCTCTTTTTAACACTTTGGTGAGAATGAGCATTCCATAGTATTGCAATATATGGTACAAAAATCTGTCCACTActttaaagtagcctataaagTGTTCCACCAGATACAAACCTCTTCAGAAGCTCTATGAATCCGTATATCACAGTAACTCATTAAGGCTGGCAAACATCATTGTCTCTGATCCCAACCATCTcctaaatgtgctatataaataaagacttACTTATTTACTAACTTACTTAAATAGAATTGTTACCATGAAACAAGGTACAGGATTTAATAACTGAACAGGGTTAGACTGAATCAACTTTGTGCTTCAGTCAGTCCAAAAACTAAATATTGAGCTGAAGTTAAGACACAATGTGCCTCAAAGACACCGGAGaaatattgttgtttattatagtgattgtattgtttatttaatgcttaaatgtatgtatttctgtattgtttcttaatttattttctgtGACACTGCAAAGGGAGGAAAAAATGGCAGACTTGTCTTGTCTGAGAGTGtcgtcatcataatcatattcATTTTGAAATCCCATCTCTGGGAGATGCTGCAAGTGCAGCAGATATGTATCATAAAGAATAATAAATATATCAAAATTCTTCACACTCATTTCTAGATATAACTGAACTGAATTGTTGTCAGACAGCCTCTTTTGTAATGTTAGTCTGTATTTGGAAATTAAAATGACTTGCACATGTATCCAGATAACATTTACTGTGTTGCCTACATTGAGTTGTATGTGCTTAATTGAAATATCCAACTCCTGATGTGTTTCAAGGCATACTTTTTAAACAGCTATTAAAATCAATATGAGATGTTTCAATGACCAATTGACTGGTTCGTGTGGCTGGCGTGGGTACCTGCTGCTTGTATTAGCATCCCTCTAATGAAATGGGTCCAGATGTCACTGAGGTTCCAGTAAGTGACTAACTGTAACAGGTGCACCTCGGTTCGGCTGTGTGAATCAGCAATGTCTGATGACAGGGGTCGCCATACTAGGCTTACTGTTCAGCTATGTGACAGAGCGACTCATGAGTCACGCCGCTACTTGGACGAGATGTCACCGCGCCGTCTTTGTTTCCTGTAACCGCAACAGGTGTTCAGGAGTCCATCCCTCAACTCTGATGAGATTCTCCGTTTCGTTTGGTTTATAATTAATGGGTTTTATGCGCCTTCAATGACTTATTCATGCTCTGGGTCTAGTTTTGGGGAATTAGGCTTACTCATATCCTCACACTCGAGAGCTAGGTTCCTAGGTTTGTGTAAAGAGGCAATCATGAAGTGAGAACCAAGTGAAACCAAGACTTGAAAGCCCACTCATGTATTCCATTGACTCATAGGCATGCTGATATAAAACAACCGTCGTATCAGTCagtgaagcagtagcctaaaagCCAACGGTCGGGTAACGAATATTTTGTCGTTTATAAcaccatgtactgtaggctagctTGAAAGTCAGTTGTGACCTCAATTAAATTGAACTGCAGTGAAGCCGTTATATCGCCTGCACATTCTGGTCTACATTTCTTTGGTGagtacatttttttgttttaatataGGAAACTGTAAGgtagtttttttttgctgtcaaTGAATGTTACTCCCACCTTCCGTTTCCCCGCAGTTTTCTTGAACAACGAAAAGTTCCTACAACACCGTGAAATACAAGAATGCCTATTTGTGTATCGGGTCTACGATTAACAAAGTTCTAACCAGAAACAGATGGACTATTGGGTACACCTAAGTCAATAACAAGTTGGTATTCGTCTTTAGTGTTGTATAAGGTTGTAGTTGATAACAATCAGTGTTTTTTAAAAGTTAGGTCTTGCTATGACTTAGGCCTACAATATTGATAGACGCTTGGAACCTTGTCATCTCACAATGCTGGCAACAAAGAGTCGCCAACAGGCAACAGGTAAAGATCCATTTAACAACgtggccatacacacacacacacacacacacacacacctgcctcttGTTGTGCGTCACTAGTTACCCTACAGATACATTCATAACGATTAGAAACACCCACTAGGGGGCCCTGACAAAACAGGGTCATTAGGGCACTGCCCCCTAACACAAGAGCCTTTCCCTTGTAGAATCAGTCAGTATCAATCGAACTGTCCATCCTTACGTTCTAAAAACGTGATAAAATGATGATAAAATACTAAAAGGGCCACTTAGAGGTAATAAG
This genomic interval carries:
- the maneal gene encoding glycoprotein endo-alpha-1,2-mannosidase-like protein, yielding MQSDIGRKRSYHARTRNGCSVVCTVNYFCGSQTLTMSRLRKKACVALFLFTLFIFGTMMGLRTLKPSDGFSDLAPGMDLMPFVGERAERRQVANDVLASAGQSRFPSDTKVVFSNSGPEKSIFYDIHIFYYLWYGTPQMDGSYIHWDHVLVPHWDPKIAASHPKGKHIPPEDIASSFYPELGPYSSRDPDVIESHMSQIEASAAGVVVLSWYPPGVADEHGEPSEDLVPAVMDAAHRHRIKVAFHIQPYKGRTDLSMHDNIKYIIDKYGNHGAFYKFKSNTGKILPLFYIYDSYLTPPEAWADLLTSSGAHSLRGTPYDGIFIGLIVEERHKHDILAGGFDGMYTYFASNGFSFGSSHQNWKAIKAFCDGNNLLFVPSAGPGYVDTAVRPWNNHNTRNRVNGRYYETSLQAALSVRPEVITVTSFNEWHEGTQIERAVPKKTVTRLYLDYKPHNADLYLDITRRWAEQFSKEKEQWLM